The Arachis hypogaea cultivar Tifrunner chromosome 19, arahy.Tifrunner.gnm2.J5K5, whole genome shotgun sequence genome has a window encoding:
- the LOC112779152 gene encoding uncharacterized protein isoform X3 produces the protein MALYLQNLYIEFYDVMSVPMAIALSGQFLLGQPVMVKPSEAEKNLVRLSLSSCLLMKVGTAKVLDLCSLHALKVREMHGA, from the exons ATGGCATTATATCTTCAAAATTT GTATATTGAGTTCTATGATGTCATGTCTGTCCCCATGGCAATAGCACTTTCTGGCCAATTTCTTCTTGGTCAACCAGTAATGGTGAAGCCATCAGAAGCAGAAAAAAATTTGGTCAGGTTGAGCTTGTCCAGCTGCCTCTTGATGAAAGTGGGCACTGCAAAGGTTTTGGATTTGTGCAG TTTGCATGCCTTGAAGGTGCGAGAAATGCATGGAGCTTGA
- the LOC112776539 gene encoding probable pectate lyase 18: MILHISSILLMWLLLSSFSPPIKATFNLTLPHQHPYPEAVVHQVQRKINASLSRREVLSKDQSSACLTGNPVDDCWRCDPNWSANRQKLADCGIGFGRDAMGGKGGQIYVVTDSSDRDPANPVPGTLRHAVIQDVPLWIVFSGDMTIVQKHELIFNSYKTVDGRGANVHVTGHGCITLQYISNVIIHNIHVHHCKPSGNTNIRASPTHVGWRGVSDGDGISIFGSRKIWIDHCSLSYCTDGLIDAIMGSTGITISNNHFAHHDEVMLLGHNDKYLPDKGMQVTIAFNHFGEGLVQRMPRCRLGYIHVVNNDFTQWEMYAIGGSANPTINSQGNRYTAPADPNAKEVTKRVDTNEGEWSDWNWRTDGDIMVNGAFFVPSGGGMSAQYAEASSVQPKSAVQIDHLTMYSGVFGDPRDNGDLFPGYTGGGTVTSATNKGGSSGGSSGGDGGDFFGMIFGGGSSQAAPPPSSILVFVSTFLSLLIIFILDTTTNHAILLSLL, translated from the exons ATGATTCTTCATATCAGCTCCATTCTGTTAATGTGGCTTCTGCTAAGTTCATTCTCTCCTCCAATCAAAGCTACCTTCAACCTCACCTTGCCCCACCAACACCCTTACCCTGAAGCTGTGGTTCATCAAGTTCAAAG GAAAATCAATGCTTCACTTTCAAGAAGGGAGGTTCTCTCGAAAGACCAATCCTCCGCCTGTCTCACCGGAAACCCCGTCGACGACTGTTGGCGGTGCGACCCAAACTGGTCAGCAAACCGGCAGAAGCTCGCCGACTGTGGCATCGGCTTTGGACGCGACGCAATGGGCGGAAAAGGCGGCCAGATCTACGTAGTAACCGACTCCTCCGACAGAGACCCGGCGAACCCCGTTCCCGGAACCCTCCGTCACGCGGTGATCCAAGACGTGCCACTCTGGATCGTTTTCTCCGGCGACATGACCATAGTCCAAAAACACGAACTAATCTTCAACAGCTACAAGACGGTGGACGGTCGCGGCGCCAACGTGCACGTCACCGGCCACGGCTGCATCACGCTCCAATACATCTCGAACGTGATCATCCACAACATCCACGTCCACCATTGCAAGCCCTCCGGCAACACCAACATAAGAGCCTCTCCGACGCACGTGGGGTGGAGGGGAGTCTCCGATGGCGACGGAATCTCCATCTTCGGGTCACGCAAGATCTGGATCGACCATTGCTCTCTCTCGTACTGTACGGACGGATTAATCGATGCCATAATGGGGTCGACGGGGATcacaatttcaaacaaccatttcGCGCACCACGACGAGGTGATGCTGTTGGGGCATAACGACAAGTACTTGCCGGATAAAGGAATGCAGGTCACCATCGCTTTCAACCACTTCGGTGAAGGTTTGGTTCAGAGAATGCCACGGTGCAGATTGGGATATATTCATGTTGTTAACAATGATTTCACTCAGTGGGAGATGTATGCAATCGGAGGCAGCGCTAACCCCACCATTAACAGCCAGGGTAACCGTTACACTGCTCCCGCCGATCCTAACGCCAAGGAG GTGACGAAGCGCGTGGACACGAATGAGGGGGAATGGAGCGATTGGAATTGGAGGACGGACGGGGACATAATGGTAAATGGAGCATTCTTTGTGCCATCTGGTGGTGGCATGAGTGCTCAGTATGCAGAGGCATCAAGCGTGCAACCCAAATCCGCCGTGCAAATCGACCATCTTACCATGTATTCCGGCGTGTTCGGTGATCCAAG GGACAATGGGGACTTATTTCCCGGTTACACCGGAGGTGGGACCGTGACGAGCGCCACCAACAAGGGTGGAAGCAGTGGTGGGTCCAGCGGTGGCGATGGTGGGGACTTCTTCGGGATGATATTCGGCGGTGGTAGCAGCCAAGCAGCACCACCACCCTCATCAATTCTTGTATTTGTTTCAACATTTTTGtcccttttaattattttcattttggaCACTACCAccaaccatgctattttattatcattattatga
- the LOC112779152 gene encoding probable RNA-binding protein sce3 isoform X1: protein MDCNSRRSKGFGYIEFYDVMSVPMAIALSGQFLLGQPVMVKPSEAEKNLVRLSLSSCLLMKVGTAKVLDLCRCEKCMELEWSIGNWRQDNQGVRYY, encoded by the exons ATGGACTGCAATTCAAGACGCTCTAAGGGTTTTGG GTATATTGAGTTCTATGATGTCATGTCTGTCCCCATGGCAATAGCACTTTCTGGCCAATTTCTTCTTGGTCAACCAGTAATGGTGAAGCCATCAGAAGCAGAAAAAAATTTGGTCAGGTTGAGCTTGTCCAGCTGCCTCTTGATGAAAGTGGGCACTGCAAAGGTTTTGGATTTGTGCAG GTGCGAGAAATGCATGGAGCTTGAATGGTCAATCGGAAATTGGCGGCAGGACAATCAAG GTGTCCGCTATTACTGA
- the LOC112779331 gene encoding probable protein arginine N-methyltransferase 6 isoform X2 codes for MLQQDPNAEPQITRQCFRRRYPETDFYEEKNRDKVRNHTYKSAIEYHADNIRNKVVLDLGCGTGILSILCAKAGARKVYAVDAGTDIASQVANIVDANGLSHVIIVVRGRFEDLEINEDVDVIVSEWMGQMLLGEDMLLRVITARDRWLKPGGVILPSSGTLFMAPFTNFERYCEKVEFWLDVAEIDMSPMISFTEQNAFASPNVDRINDENLLADPQVVKHVNCYSITIPELMSIGESFSMKTLKQGRVNGFAFWFNAEFTGLRQEEEQLSALDRMDSALVLCTGPSVPPTHWEQLERGRPFTGSVTLTQPTKHKWLMEIKLIYRSNNGDLVCKKQTDLFSPF; via the exons ATGCTGCAGCAAGACCCGAACGCCGAGCCTCAAATTACTAGGCAATGCTTCCGGCGCCGGTACCCTGAAACAGACTTTTATGAAGAGAAAAATAGG GATAAAGTGCGTAACCATACCTATAAGAGTGCGATCGAGTATCATGCTGATAATATTAGGAACAAG GTTGTACTTGATCTTGGATGCGGCACAGGGATTCTTTCTATATTATGCGCCAAGGCGGGTGCAAGGAAG GTGTATGCAGTTGATGCTGGCACAGACATTGCTAGCCAG GTGGCAAATATTGTTGATGCAAATGGTCTTTCACATGTTATCATTGTGGTGAGAGGGCGATTTGAG GATCTTGAAATAAATGAGGATGTGGATGTTATAGTTTCTGAGTGGATGGGCCAGATGCTTCTAGGCGAG GACATGCTTTTAAGAGTTATCACTGCCAGAGATCGCTGGCTTAAACCTGGAGGTGTAATTCTTCCTTCAAGCGGAACG TTGTTCATGGCTCCTTTCACCAATTTTGAACGATACTGTGAAAAAGTTGAGTTTTGGCTAGATGTTGCTGAAATTGATA TGTCACCAATGATATCTTTCACTGAGCAAAATGCATTTGCTTCACCGAACGTGGATAGAATCAATGATGAAAACCTTTTGGCAGACCCTCAAGTG GTGAAACACGTCAACTGCTATTCTATTACCATTCCTGAACTAATGTCTATAGGAGAATCTTTTAGCATGAAAACACTGAAGCAAG GTAGGGTAAATGGTTTTGCATTTTGGTTTAATGCTGAGTTTACTGGGTTaagacaagaagaagaacaactatCAGCACTAGATAGGATGGATTCAGCACTAGTTCTTTGCACTGGGCCTAGTGTTCCTCCAACACATTGGGAACAG CTGGAGAGAGGTAGACCTTTTACAGGCTCAGTGACATTGACGCAGCCGACAAAGCATAAATGGCTCATGGAGATCAAACTAATATATCG TTCAAATAATGGTGATTTAGTCTGCAAGAAACAAACCGACCTTTTCTCGCCTTTCTGA
- the LOC112780116 gene encoding transcription repressor OFP13: MRKKALMKLPLSLFKTKEEPPQRRKHHHHHNVLPWQNLFPSCGGNYPNTLSFRGGDGGDFFKTVNSVFLDPAATTIEASMTETPSAESWFSSESASAVSLSTESEEYDGESLEMVVRGVKRSERLLFEAGETKTSSILEMAKASSSLPFKESVVVAMESEDPYSDFRRSMEEMVECHGVKDDWEGLEELLCWYLKVNGKNNHGFIVAAFVDLIITIAASASASVAAAASSNNNSTSSSSSCSSSSSSSDSTTTTTYSSAVSSFPSSPLCLSQGHNDIVHHKHHHNDTATTS, encoded by the coding sequence ATGAGAAAGAAAGCACTAATGAAACTGCCACTATCTCTATTCAAAACCAAAGAGGAACCGCCACAAAGAAgaaagcatcatcatcatcataatgtTCTTCCATGGCAGAACTTGTTTCCATCTTGCGGCGGAAACTACCCGAACACACTCTCTTTTCGCGGCGGAGACGGCGGGGATTTCTTCAAGACGGTGAACTCTGTGTTCTTGGATCCTGCAGCTACAACCATTGAAGCAAGCATGACGGAGACACCATCAGCAGAATCATGGTTTTCATCGGAGTCGGCAAGCGCGGTGAGCTTGTCGACGGAGTCAGAGGAGTACGACGGCGAGTCTCTGGAGATGGTGGTGCGCGGCGTGAAGAGATCGGAGAGGCTGTTGTTCGAGGCAGGGGAGACAAAAACAAGCTCCATTTTGGAGATGGCGAAAGCAAGTAGTAGCTTGCCGTTCAAGGAAagtgtggttgtggctatggagTCTGAAGATCCGTACAGTGATTTCAGGAGGTCAATGGAGGAGATGGTTGAGTGTCATGGAGTGAAGGATGATTGGGAGGGTTTGGAAGAGCTTCTTTGTTGGTATCTCAAGGTTAATGGTAAGAACAACCATGGATTCATTGTTGCTGCTTTTGTGGATTTGATTATCACCAttgctgcttctgcttctgcttctgttgCTGCAGCAGCTTCTTCTAATAACAactcaacttcttcttcttcttcctgttcttcttcttcttcatcttctgatTCTACAACTACTACTACTTATTCTTCTGctgtttcttcttttccttcttctcccTTGTGTTTATCTCAGGGACACAATGACATTGTTCATCATAAACACCATCATAATGATACTGCTACtactagttag
- the LOC112779152 gene encoding uncharacterized protein isoform X2, translating to MDCNSRRSKGFGYIEFYDVMSVPMAIALSGQFLLGQPVMVKPSEAEKNLVRLSLSSCLLMKVGTAKVLDLCSLHALKVREMHGA from the exons ATGGACTGCAATTCAAGACGCTCTAAGGGTTTTGG GTATATTGAGTTCTATGATGTCATGTCTGTCCCCATGGCAATAGCACTTTCTGGCCAATTTCTTCTTGGTCAACCAGTAATGGTGAAGCCATCAGAAGCAGAAAAAAATTTGGTCAGGTTGAGCTTGTCCAGCTGCCTCTTGATGAAAGTGGGCACTGCAAAGGTTTTGGATTTGTGCAG TTTGCATGCCTTGAAGGTGCGAGAAATGCATGGAGCTTGA
- the LOC112779331 gene encoding probable protein arginine N-methyltransferase 6 isoform X1, with protein MLQQDPNAEPQITRQCFRRRYPETDFYEEKNRDKVRNHTYKSAIEYHADNIRNKVVLDLGCGTGILSILCAKAGARKVYAVDAGTDIASQVANIVDANGLSHVIIVVRGRFEDLEINEDVDVIVSEWMGQMLLGEDMLLRVITARDRWLKPGGVILPSSGTLFMAPFTNFERYCEKVEFWLDVAEIDMSPMISFTEQNAFASPNVDRINDENLLADPQVVKHVNCYSITIPELMSIGESFSMKTLKQGRVNGFAFWFNAEFTGLRQEEEQLSALDRMDSALVLCTGPSVPPTHWEQTLIYFPTTVQLERGRPFTGSVTLTQPTKHKWLMEIKLIYRSNNGDLVCKKQTDLFSPF; from the exons ATGCTGCAGCAAGACCCGAACGCCGAGCCTCAAATTACTAGGCAATGCTTCCGGCGCCGGTACCCTGAAACAGACTTTTATGAAGAGAAAAATAGG GATAAAGTGCGTAACCATACCTATAAGAGTGCGATCGAGTATCATGCTGATAATATTAGGAACAAG GTTGTACTTGATCTTGGATGCGGCACAGGGATTCTTTCTATATTATGCGCCAAGGCGGGTGCAAGGAAG GTGTATGCAGTTGATGCTGGCACAGACATTGCTAGCCAG GTGGCAAATATTGTTGATGCAAATGGTCTTTCACATGTTATCATTGTGGTGAGAGGGCGATTTGAG GATCTTGAAATAAATGAGGATGTGGATGTTATAGTTTCTGAGTGGATGGGCCAGATGCTTCTAGGCGAG GACATGCTTTTAAGAGTTATCACTGCCAGAGATCGCTGGCTTAAACCTGGAGGTGTAATTCTTCCTTCAAGCGGAACG TTGTTCATGGCTCCTTTCACCAATTTTGAACGATACTGTGAAAAAGTTGAGTTTTGGCTAGATGTTGCTGAAATTGATA TGTCACCAATGATATCTTTCACTGAGCAAAATGCATTTGCTTCACCGAACGTGGATAGAATCAATGATGAAAACCTTTTGGCAGACCCTCAAGTG GTGAAACACGTCAACTGCTATTCTATTACCATTCCTGAACTAATGTCTATAGGAGAATCTTTTAGCATGAAAACACTGAAGCAAG GTAGGGTAAATGGTTTTGCATTTTGGTTTAATGCTGAGTTTACTGGGTTaagacaagaagaagaacaactatCAGCACTAGATAGGATGGATTCAGCACTAGTTCTTTGCACTGGGCCTAGTGTTCCTCCAACACATTGGGAACAG ACTTTGATTTACTTTCCTACTACAGTACAGCTGGAGAGAGGTAGACCTTTTACAGGCTCAGTGACATTGACGCAGCCGACAAAGCATAAATGGCTCATGGAGATCAAACTAATATATCG TTCAAATAATGGTGATTTAGTCTGCAAGAAACAAACCGACCTTTTCTCGCCTTTCTGA
- the LOC112776540 gene encoding serine/threonine protein phosphatase 2A 57 kDa regulatory subunit B' beta isoform, which translates to MFNKIIKRAHAHAHKKSAKSGHHENSSNGQQFYEVVMKHASRTATATATPAAANSDPIPSPTPVPLPGPLVIEHLPPLREVPSSERPSLFLRKIQLCCILCDFSDSSKNATAIGIKRQTLYELVDIVQSGSFKFTENQDDLVKMISANIFRCLPPASHENTATETGDPEEDDTFLEPSWPHLQLVYEILLRYIVSPETDIKNAKRYIDHIFVLKLLDLFDSEDMREREYLKTILHRIYGKFMVHRPFIRKAINNVFYRFIFETQRHNGIAELLEILGSIINGFALPMKEEHKLFLIRALLPLHKPKSVHTYHNQLAYCIVQFVEKDNRLAEPVIKGMLKYWPVTNCQKEVLFLGELEEVLESTQPAEFQKCMISLSRKLGQCLNSPHFQIAERALYLWNNEHIISLVAQNRSVILPIIFEALERNMQSHWNQAVHGLTVNVRKMFMEMDTELFEECQRRYLEKEAGAREQEEKRELTWKQLEAVAAQAVIG; encoded by the exons ATGTTCAATAAGATCATCAAGCGCGCCCACGCCCACGCCCACAAAAAATCTGCCAAATCGGGACACCATGAAAATTCCTCCAATGGACAACAATTCTACGAAGTTGTTATGAAACATGCCTCTCGaaccgccaccgccaccgccaccccGGCCGCCGCCAATTCCGACCCTATCCCCTCTCCTACCCCCGTTCCTCTTCCCGGTCCTCTCGTAATCGAGCATCTTCCGCCACTTCGGGAAGTTCCTTCTTCCGAACGCCCTAGCTTGTTCCTCCGAAAAATTCAGCTTTGTTGCATCTTGTGTGATTTCTCTGACTCATCGAAGAACGCAACCGCTATTGGAATCAAGCGCCAAACACTCTATGAGCTTGTTGATATCGTCCAATCTGGCTCCTTCAAATTCACCGAAAATCAAGATGATTTGGTTAAGATGATTTCCGCGAACATCTTCCGATGCTTGCCTCCGGCGTCTCATGAAAACACGGCGACTGAAACCGGTGATCCCGAAGAAGATGACACGTTTTTGGAGCCTTCTTGGCCGCATCTTCAACTTGTGTATGAGATTCTGTTGAGGTACATTGTGTCACCTGAGACTGATATAAAGAATGCTAAGCGCTATATCGATCATATCTTTGTTTTGAAGTTGCTTGACTTGTTTGATTCCGAGGACATGCGTGAGCGCGAGTATTTGAAAACCATTCTTCACCGCATATATGGAAAATTCATGGTTCATAGGCCCTTCATAAGAAAAGCCATCAACAATGTGTTCTATAGATTCATATTTGAAACACAGAGGCATAATGGTATAGCTGAGCTTCTTGAGATTCTGGGAAGTATCATTAATGGCTTTGCATTGCCTATGAAAGAAGAGCATAAACTGTTCCTAATTCGAGCCCTTTTACCGCTTCACAAGCCAAAATCGGTGCACACATATCATAACCAATTGGCTTATTGCATTGTTCAGTTTGTTGAGAAAGATAACAGGTTGGCAGAACCTGTCATCAAGGGGATGTTGAAGTACTGGCCGGTAACGAATTGTCAGAAAGAAGTTCTTTTTCTTGGAGAGTTAGAAGAGGTGTTGGAGTCAACTCAACCTGCTGAGTTTCAAAAATGCATGATCTCTCTTTCCAGGAAGCTTGGGCAATGCCTCAATAGTCCTCACTTTCAG ATTGCTGAAAGAGCACTTTACTTGTGGAACAATGAACACATTATAAGTTTAGTAGCTCAGAATCGAAGTGTGATATTACCAATAATCTTTGAGGCATTGGAAAGGAACATGCAAAGTCACTGGAACCAAGCAGTGCATGGACTAACAGTGAACGTGAGGAAAATGTTTATGGAGATGGACACCGAACTCTTTGAAGAATGTCAAAGGCGGTACTTGGAGAAGGAAGCCGGGGCAAGAGAACAGGAGGAGAAGCGGGAGTTAACATGGAAGCAACTGGAAGCAGTGGCTGCGCAAGCCGTGATTGGTTAA